A section of the Rattus norvegicus strain BN/NHsdMcwi chromosome 15, GRCr8, whole genome shotgun sequence genome encodes:
- the Rem2 gene encoding GTP-binding protein REM 2 yields MHTDLDTDMDADTETVALCSSSSRQASPSGTPTPEADTTLLKQKPEKLLAELDRGGPPPAPGVPRRRGSMPVPYKHQLRRAQAVDELDWPPQASSSGSSDSLGSGEAALAQKDGVFKVMLLGESGVGKSTLAGTFGGLQGDNAHEMENSEDTYERRIMVDKEEVTLIVYDIWEQGDAGGWLQDHCLQTGDAFLIVFSVTDRRSFSKVPETLLRLRAGRPHHDLPVILVGNKSDLARSREVSLEEGRHLAGTLSCKHIETSAALHHNTRELFEGAVRQIRLRRGRGHAGGQRPEPSSPDGPAPPTRRESLTKKAKRFLANLVPRNAKFFKQRSRSCHDLSVL; encoded by the exons ATGCACACGGACCTTGACACCGACATGGACGCGGACACCGAAACCGTAGCACTTTGTTCTTCTAGCAGCCGCCAGGCCTCCCCATCAGGGACACCCACACCAG aAGCCGATACGACACTtctgaagcagaagccagagaaacTGTTGGCAGAGTTGGACAGAGGTGGGCCACCTCCTGCTCCTGGGGTCCCCAGACGAAGAGGAAGTATGCCTGTGCCCTACAAACACCAGCTGCGGCGGGCTCAAGCTGTGGATGAGCTTGACTGGCCACCTCAGGCCTCTTCCTCTGGCTCCTCTGACTCGTTGGGCTCAGGGGAGGCAGCCCTGGCCCAAAAAGATGGTGTCTTTAAGGTCATGCTCCTGGGAGAGAGTGGCGTGGGCAAGAGCACTCTAGCAGGCACTTTCGGAGGTCTCCAGGGAGACAATGCTCACGAGATGGAGAACTCAG AGGACACCTATGAGAGACGGATCATGGTGGACAAAGAAGAAGTGACTTTAATTGTTTATGACATCTGGGAACAG GGAGACGCAGGAGGATGGCTGCAGGACCACTGCCTTCAGACGGGGGACGCCTTTCTCATCGTCTTTTCAGTCACAGATCGACGAAGCTTCTCCAAAGTTCCTGAAACCCTTCTTCGACTCCGGGCTGGGAGGCCCCACCACGACCTACCTGTCATCCTTGTTGGAAATAAGAGTGACCTGGCCCGTTCCCGGGAGGTGTCACTGGAGG AGGGTCGCCATCTGGCCGGGACGCTGAGCTGCAAGCACATAGAGACATCAGCCGCTCTCCACCACAACACTCGTGAGCTCTTCGAGGGCGCTGTGCGTCAGATCAGGCTGCGGCGGGGCCGGGGTCATGCCGGGGGCCAGCGGCCGGAACCTAGCAGCCCGGACGGCCCCGCGCCGCCTACGCGCCGCGAGAGCCTCACCAAGAAAGCTAAGCGCTTCCTCGCCAACCTGGTGCCGCGCAACGCCAAGTTCTTCAAGCAACGCTCCAGGTCGTGTCACGACCTCTCTGTGCTCTGA